From the genome of Ornithodoros turicata isolate Travis unplaced genomic scaffold, ASM3712646v1 Chromosome42, whole genome shotgun sequence, one region includes:
- the LOC135374070 gene encoding uncharacterized protein LOC135374070: protein MALLGVHHISTTAYHPSSNGLVERFHRQLKASLIAREAQTSWVDHLPVVMLGIRSAFKEDLSCTAAELVYGTTLRLPGDFWSDPDGVRSLPQAEYVQQLRRFFRGLAPVPSRTPPPSKVFLHPDLNTSTHVFLRHDAVRKPLSPHYDGPYRVLSRNSKTFTIDIAGQRQVVSLGRLKPAYLAAVAPAPPLALEDSSPALSPPKPRRRVTWAAPLRVPSPTSPPL, encoded by the coding sequence ATGGCTCTCCTCGGTGTTCACCATATCAGCACCACGGCATACCACCCTTCCTCCAACGGCCTCGTCGAGCGCTTTCATCGTCAGCTGAAAGCTTCGCTCATCGCTCGCGAGGCCCAAACCAGCTGGGTGGATCACTTGCCTGTTGTCATGCTGGGCATCCGTTCGGCCTTCAAGGAGGACCTCTCCTGCACCGCAGCCGAGCTGGTTTACGGGACGACACTGCGTCTTCCTGGTGACTTTTGGAGCGATCCCGACGGCGTACGTTctcttccccaggccgagtacGTCCAGCAGCTCCGGCGTTTCTTTCGTGGCCTGGCGCCGGTTCCCTCCAGGACGCCGCCCCCCTCCAAAGTTTTCCTCCACCCCGACCTCAACACGAGCACCCACGTGTTCCTGCGCCATGATGCTGTGCGGAAGCCGCTCTCGCCACACTACGATGGCCCGTACCGTGTTCTCTCCCGAAACAGCAAAACCTTCACCATCGACATCGCGGGCCAGCGCCAAGTCGTCTCGCTGGGCCGCCTCAAGCCGGCCTACCTTGCAGCCGTCGCCCCCGCTCCCCCACTCGCTCTCGAGGACTCTTCCCCCGCCTTATCTCCTCCGAAGCCTCGTCGTAGAGTTACTTGGGCAGCTCCACTTCGTGTCCCCAGCCCCACGTCGCCTCCactctga